The proteins below come from a single Balaenoptera musculus isolate JJ_BM4_2016_0621 chromosome 1, mBalMus1.pri.v3, whole genome shotgun sequence genomic window:
- the NIT1 gene encoding deaminated glutathione amidase isoform X3, protein MAVSSSAWELPLVAVCQVTSTPDKKQNFITCAELIREAARLGACLAFLPEAFDFIARDPEETLHLSEPLGGNLLGEYTQLARECGLWLSLGGFHERGQDWEQTQKIYNCHVILNNKGSVVATYRKTHLCDVEIPGQGPMHESNSTIPGPSLESPVSTPAGKIGLAICYDMRFPELSLALVQAGAEILTYPSAFGSVTGPAHWEVLLRARAIESQCYVVAAAQCGRHHEKRASYGHSMVVDPWGTVVARCSEGPGLCLARIDLSYLRRLRQHLPVFQHRRPELYGHLGHPLS, encoded by the exons ATGGCTGTCTCCTCTTCCGCCTGGGAACTACCCCTGGTGGCTGTGTGCCAGGTAACATCGACACCAGACAAGAAACAGAACTTTATAACATGTGCTGAGCTGATTCGGGAGGCTGCCAGACTGGGCGCTTGCCTGGCTTTCCTGCCTGAGGCATTTGACTTCATTGCACGGGACCCTGAAGAGACGCTTCACCTGTCTGAGCCACTGGGTGGGAACCTTTTGGGAGAATATACCCAGCTTGCCAG GGAATGTGGACTCTGGCTGTCCTTGGGTGGTTTCCATGAGCGTGGCCAAGACTGGGAGCAGACTCAGAAAATCTACAATTGTCATGTGATTCTGAACAACAAGG GGTCAGTAGTGGCCACGTATAGGAAGACGCATCTGTGTGACGTAGAGATTCCAGGGCAGGGGCCTATGCATGAAAGCAACTCTACCATACCTGGGCCCAGTCTTGAGTCTCCTGTCAGCACACCAGCAGGCAAG ATTGGTCTAGCTATCTGCTATGACATGCGGTTCCCTGAACTCTCTCTGGCATTGGTTCAGGCTGGAGCAGAAATACTTACCTACCCTTCAGCATTTGGATCTGTTACAGGCCCAGCCCATTGGGAG GTGTTGCTGCGGGCCCGTGCCATTGAAAGCCAGTGCTACGTAGTGGCGGCAGCACAGTGTGGACGCCACCATGAGAAGAGAGCAAGTTATGGCCATAGCATGGTGGTAGATCCCTGGGGAACAGTGGTAGCCCGCTGCTCTGAAGGACCAGGCCTCTGCCTTGCCCGAATTGACCTCAGTTATCTGCGACGGTTGCGCCAACACCTGCCTGTGTTCCAGCACCGTAGGCCTGAACTCTATGGCCATCTGGGTCACCCACTGTCTTAA
- the NIT1 gene encoding deaminated glutathione amidase isoform X1: MTCELLKHLTEERGSNLMLGFIIRPPHQLLSLLLCPGLRIPRLSVLCAQPRLRAMAVSSSAWELPLVAVCQVTSTPDKKQNFITCAELIREAARLGACLAFLPEAFDFIARDPEETLHLSEPLGGNLLGEYTQLARECGLWLSLGGFHERGQDWEQTQKIYNCHVILNNKGSVVATYRKTHLCDVEIPGQGPMHESNSTIPGPSLESPVSTPAGKIGLAICYDMRFPELSLALVQAGAEILTYPSAFGSVTGPAHWEVLLRARAIESQCYVVAAAQCGRHHEKRASYGHSMVVDPWGTVVARCSEGPGLCLARIDLSYLRRLRQHLPVFQHRRPELYGHLGHPLS; encoded by the exons ATGACTTGTGAACTGCTGAAACATTTGACTGAGGAAAGAGGCTCCAATTTAAT GTTGGGCTTCATCATCAGGCCTCCTCACCAGCTCCTGTCCCTTCTTTTGTGTCCTGGACTCCGGATACCTCGACTCTCAGTACTTTGTGCTCAGCCCAG ACTCAGAGCCATGGCTGTCTCCTCTTCCGCCTGGGAACTACCCCTGGTGGCTGTGTGCCAGGTAACATCGACACCAGACAAGAAACAGAACTTTATAACATGTGCTGAGCTGATTCGGGAGGCTGCCAGACTGGGCGCTTGCCTGGCTTTCCTGCCTGAGGCATTTGACTTCATTGCACGGGACCCTGAAGAGACGCTTCACCTGTCTGAGCCACTGGGTGGGAACCTTTTGGGAGAATATACCCAGCTTGCCAG GGAATGTGGACTCTGGCTGTCCTTGGGTGGTTTCCATGAGCGTGGCCAAGACTGGGAGCAGACTCAGAAAATCTACAATTGTCATGTGATTCTGAACAACAAGG GGTCAGTAGTGGCCACGTATAGGAAGACGCATCTGTGTGACGTAGAGATTCCAGGGCAGGGGCCTATGCATGAAAGCAACTCTACCATACCTGGGCCCAGTCTTGAGTCTCCTGTCAGCACACCAGCAGGCAAG ATTGGTCTAGCTATCTGCTATGACATGCGGTTCCCTGAACTCTCTCTGGCATTGGTTCAGGCTGGAGCAGAAATACTTACCTACCCTTCAGCATTTGGATCTGTTACAGGCCCAGCCCATTGGGAG GTGTTGCTGCGGGCCCGTGCCATTGAAAGCCAGTGCTACGTAGTGGCGGCAGCACAGTGTGGACGCCACCATGAGAAGAGAGCAAGTTATGGCCATAGCATGGTGGTAGATCCCTGGGGAACAGTGGTAGCCCGCTGCTCTGAAGGACCAGGCCTCTGCCTTGCCCGAATTGACCTCAGTTATCTGCGACGGTTGCGCCAACACCTGCCTGTGTTCCAGCACCGTAGGCCTGAACTCTATGGCCATCTGGGTCACCCACTGTCTTAA
- the NIT1 gene encoding deaminated glutathione amidase isoform X2, which produces MLGFIIRPPHQLLSLLLCPGLRIPRLSVLCAQPRLRAMAVSSSAWELPLVAVCQVTSTPDKKQNFITCAELIREAARLGACLAFLPEAFDFIARDPEETLHLSEPLGGNLLGEYTQLARECGLWLSLGGFHERGQDWEQTQKIYNCHVILNNKGSVVATYRKTHLCDVEIPGQGPMHESNSTIPGPSLESPVSTPAGKIGLAICYDMRFPELSLALVQAGAEILTYPSAFGSVTGPAHWEVLLRARAIESQCYVVAAAQCGRHHEKRASYGHSMVVDPWGTVVARCSEGPGLCLARIDLSYLRRLRQHLPVFQHRRPELYGHLGHPLS; this is translated from the exons AT GTTGGGCTTCATCATCAGGCCTCCTCACCAGCTCCTGTCCCTTCTTTTGTGTCCTGGACTCCGGATACCTCGACTCTCAGTACTTTGTGCTCAGCCCAG ACTCAGAGCCATGGCTGTCTCCTCTTCCGCCTGGGAACTACCCCTGGTGGCTGTGTGCCAGGTAACATCGACACCAGACAAGAAACAGAACTTTATAACATGTGCTGAGCTGATTCGGGAGGCTGCCAGACTGGGCGCTTGCCTGGCTTTCCTGCCTGAGGCATTTGACTTCATTGCACGGGACCCTGAAGAGACGCTTCACCTGTCTGAGCCACTGGGTGGGAACCTTTTGGGAGAATATACCCAGCTTGCCAG GGAATGTGGACTCTGGCTGTCCTTGGGTGGTTTCCATGAGCGTGGCCAAGACTGGGAGCAGACTCAGAAAATCTACAATTGTCATGTGATTCTGAACAACAAGG GGTCAGTAGTGGCCACGTATAGGAAGACGCATCTGTGTGACGTAGAGATTCCAGGGCAGGGGCCTATGCATGAAAGCAACTCTACCATACCTGGGCCCAGTCTTGAGTCTCCTGTCAGCACACCAGCAGGCAAG ATTGGTCTAGCTATCTGCTATGACATGCGGTTCCCTGAACTCTCTCTGGCATTGGTTCAGGCTGGAGCAGAAATACTTACCTACCCTTCAGCATTTGGATCTGTTACAGGCCCAGCCCATTGGGAG GTGTTGCTGCGGGCCCGTGCCATTGAAAGCCAGTGCTACGTAGTGGCGGCAGCACAGTGTGGACGCCACCATGAGAAGAGAGCAAGTTATGGCCATAGCATGGTGGTAGATCCCTGGGGAACAGTGGTAGCCCGCTGCTCTGAAGGACCAGGCCTCTGCCTTGCCCGAATTGACCTCAGTTATCTGCGACGGTTGCGCCAACACCTGCCTGTGTTCCAGCACCGTAGGCCTGAACTCTATGGCCATCTGGGTCACCCACTGTCTTAA